One part of the Polyangiaceae bacterium genome encodes these proteins:
- the fabG gene encoding 3-oxoacyl-ACP reductase FabG has protein sequence MFDLKSRVAVVTGGSRGIGRAAAIALAAQGAHVVVGYASGEAAAQEVASAITNAGGSAETARLDVSSSEVEAAIAEIAKRHGRLDILVASAGISIDGLLLRLKDDDFDQLLAVNLKGAVYSARAAIKSMMRARFGRVILLSSVVGEMGNAGQTAYAATKAGLVGVAKSLAREYASRGITVNAIAPGFVETDMTRALTEEQRKGILDAVPVGRIGSAEEIAAGVVYLASGEAGYVTGETLRINGGMYM, from the coding sequence ATGTTCGATCTGAAGTCTAGAGTAGCAGTGGTCACGGGTGGTTCGCGCGGCATCGGTCGCGCAGCGGCGATCGCGCTCGCCGCCCAAGGCGCCCATGTGGTCGTCGGGTACGCCAGCGGCGAAGCGGCGGCTCAAGAGGTCGCCAGCGCGATCACGAACGCCGGTGGCAGCGCCGAGACGGCGCGCCTGGATGTTTCCTCGAGTGAGGTCGAAGCAGCCATCGCGGAGATTGCGAAGCGTCACGGCCGTCTGGATATCCTCGTGGCAAGTGCTGGCATCAGCATCGACGGCTTGCTGCTGCGGCTCAAGGACGACGACTTCGATCAACTGCTCGCCGTGAACCTGAAAGGCGCGGTGTACTCCGCGCGCGCCGCGATCAAGAGCATGATGCGCGCGCGCTTTGGCCGCGTGATCTTGCTCTCCAGCGTGGTTGGCGAGATGGGCAACGCAGGGCAGACCGCCTACGCGGCGACCAAGGCCGGCCTGGTGGGAGTCGCCAAATCCCTCGCCCGTGAGTACGCCTCCCGCGGCATCACTGTGAACGCCATCGCACCTGGTTTCGTGGAAACCGACATGACCCGCGCGCTGACCGAAGAGCAGCGCAAGGGGATCCTCGATGCCGTCCCGGTTGGGCGCATCGGATCCGCCGAAGAGATCGCTGCGGGCGTCGTGTACTTGGCCTCGGGAGAGGCGGGCTACGTCACTGGCGAAACCCTGCGGATCAACGGCGGGATGTATATGTGA
- a CDS encoding peptidylprolyl isomerase → MRSLVFRLGLGALAVSLGTSVVGCDEAKKEPETKQPTIKKESTPGTNPSARAQLKLGGAKNLKGLLSRMNRPGQAPGGARKIAAKPVATVPVTPDDPAKGKFDLTDAAKGLKGEGYFKAAIDTTAGKLECELWHDKAPITVANFVGLARGLRPWKSSDGKWVKKPLYDGTPFHRVIKGFMIQGGDPNHNGSGGPGYVIPDEIWENAHHDERGLLCMANRGPNTNGSQFFIMDGVAAHLDGGYTIFGKCGPEEVIEKIANTKVVGDKAADPVKIKSVKITRDAKMPEPKQEAAAAPSGSAAASGAPSAAPSAAPAPSSK, encoded by the coding sequence ATGCGATCTTTGGTTTTTCGATTGGGGTTAGGCGCACTGGCCGTCAGCCTGGGTACGTCCGTGGTTGGCTGTGACGAGGCCAAGAAGGAACCGGAAACCAAGCAGCCCACCATCAAGAAGGAGAGCACGCCGGGCACCAACCCAAGCGCTCGTGCGCAGCTCAAGCTGGGCGGCGCCAAGAACCTCAAGGGTTTGCTCTCGCGCATGAATCGCCCGGGGCAAGCGCCCGGTGGCGCGCGCAAGATCGCCGCAAAACCGGTGGCGACGGTTCCGGTGACTCCCGATGATCCGGCCAAGGGCAAGTTCGATCTCACGGACGCCGCCAAGGGCCTCAAGGGCGAGGGCTACTTCAAGGCGGCCATCGACACGACCGCTGGCAAGCTCGAGTGCGAGCTCTGGCACGACAAGGCGCCGATCACGGTCGCCAACTTCGTCGGCTTGGCTCGCGGCCTCCGTCCGTGGAAATCGAGCGACGGCAAGTGGGTGAAGAAGCCCCTCTACGACGGCACGCCGTTTCACCGTGTGATCAAAGGCTTCATGATCCAGGGCGGCGATCCCAATCACAACGGCTCCGGCGGGCCCGGCTACGTGATCCCTGATGAGATCTGGGAGAACGCCCACCACGACGAGCGCGGCTTGCTTTGCATGGCGAACCGCGGACCCAACACCAACGGCTCCCAGTTTTTCATCATGGATGGCGTCGCGGCTCACCTCGATGGCGGCTACACGATCTTCGGCAAGTGCGGCCCCGAAGAGGTGATCGAGAAGATCGCAAACACCAAGGTGGTCGGCGACAAGGCCGCCGATCCGGTGAAGATCAAGAGCGTGAAGATCACCCGCGACGCGAAGATGCCGGAGCCCAAGCAAGAGGCGGCCGCCGCGCCATCGGGCAGCGCGGCAGCTAGCGGCGCTCCCTCCGCGGCCCCCAGCGCCGCTCCCGCCCCAAGCAGCAAGTAG
- the rpmF gene encoding 50S ribosomal protein L32, whose amino-acid sequence MAVPKRRQSSARRDTRRANHDKVAAPNIIPCPNCSAPMVPHRVCPACGHYKGRAVVKSTDQS is encoded by the coding sequence GTGGCAGTTCCCAAGCGACGACAGAGCAGCGCCCGACGCGACACGCGCCGTGCAAATCACGACAAAGTAGCTGCGCCCAACATCATCCCCTGCCCGAACTGCTCGGCGCCCATGGTGCCGCATCGGGTTTGCCCCGCCTGTGGCCACTACAAGGGCCGCGCGGTGGTGAAGTCGACCGACCAGAGCTGA
- the fabD gene encoding ACP S-malonyltransferase codes for MSVAWLFPGQGTQFVGMGKSLFEESPAARDVFERADSALGFSISKLCFEGPESDLVLTKNTQPAIVTASMAALAALKEIIPNLPAPSVAAGHSLGEYSALVAASALTLEDAVRLVHLRGKAMQDAVPEGRGAMAAILGGDAAAVEELCRAAQDAGSVSPANFNAPGQIVIAGSSEGVARASELAGERKLKAIPLKVSAPFHCSLMEPAARAVERALSDIQIGPLAFPVVSNVEAEPNQASERVAALLVKQIDGPVLWEQSVLRMRAMGVDQALEIGPKNVLAGLVRKIDKALKVQSLFEMDALRKLAETL; via the coding sequence ATGTCAGTCGCGTGGTTGTTTCCTGGTCAAGGCACTCAGTTCGTAGGCATGGGCAAGAGCCTGTTCGAGGAGAGCCCGGCGGCCCGCGACGTCTTCGAGCGCGCGGATTCGGCACTGGGGTTCTCCATCAGCAAGCTCTGCTTCGAAGGCCCCGAGAGCGATCTCGTGCTGACCAAAAACACTCAGCCAGCGATCGTCACGGCGAGCATGGCTGCGCTCGCGGCACTGAAAGAGATCATTCCCAACCTGCCCGCGCCGAGCGTTGCCGCAGGTCACTCCCTGGGAGAGTACAGCGCGCTCGTCGCAGCCTCCGCGCTCACGTTGGAGGACGCCGTGCGTCTAGTGCACCTGCGTGGAAAGGCCATGCAGGACGCCGTCCCCGAGGGCCGCGGCGCGATGGCAGCGATCCTCGGAGGCGACGCGGCCGCCGTGGAGGAGCTTTGCCGTGCGGCACAGGACGCGGGCAGCGTGTCGCCTGCCAACTTCAACGCGCCCGGGCAAATCGTGATCGCTGGTTCGAGCGAAGGCGTCGCGCGCGCTTCCGAGCTAGCGGGCGAACGCAAGCTGAAGGCGATCCCGCTGAAGGTCAGTGCGCCTTTCCATTGTAGCTTGATGGAACCCGCCGCGCGCGCCGTGGAGCGCGCCTTGAGTGATATCCAGATCGGCCCGCTCGCCTTCCCGGTGGTCAGCAATGTGGAAGCCGAGCCGAACCAGGCGAGTGAGCGCGTCGCCGCGCTACTGGTTAAACAAATCGACGGGCCGGTGTTATGGGAGCAGAGCGTGCTCCGCATGCGCGCCATGGGCGTGGACCAGGCGCTGGAAATCGGGCCGAAAAACGTGCTCGCAGGCCTAGTGCGCAAGATCGACAAGGCGCTCAAAGTGCAGTCGCTGTTCGAGATGGACGCGCTGCGCAAGCTCGCCGAAACACTCTGA
- a CDS encoding putative metal-binding motif-containing protein — protein MLLGNRGWLSKRPLRTSRAALFALTSVAAAAAVQVACGSRTGLHGPPAEETDAGADATVDAAADAPDCTIDSECVPPDLCTTMVCSAGKCVEGEPVVCDDGDECTQDTCNSEDGQCVFESLVRDEDKDGFYGPRPGYAAGEPGSCGDDCDDTSPLAFPGGEEICDGVDNDCNGIVDDNARYVPTGGGDVRISGADLRQAGAGGLVYAETNYVATYTGQETHWKNFAQGIASDGTPLASFPETAITNVNNDNFTGPVVWTGSVYATVWEDRRDSDYEIYFNRFDPGGNKLGADIRISQAAGFSLNPSLLWNGSQYAVIWQEERSSLFVLVGVLLDAEGKPISEITQYTLPSIIAESPRVAEGERKLGTAFNMNQGLGQEIGFLTITPDLKESTSPISLDSDAVDPSIVWLGDRFVVAWEKRDVTPGDAIWGALVDEDGNILRPATQLTTGASFARSHAMLPLGDRFLLVWADDHDGNYELYSKLLSADLEELTARERITFDGSDTVSPIASFGAAGDVGVLFDDRRSGSWQTYFTKLECAAGN, from the coding sequence ATGCTTCTAGGAAATCGCGGGTGGCTCTCAAAGCGCCCGCTCCGCACTTCTCGTGCTGCTCTGTTTGCTCTCACCAGCGTGGCCGCAGCGGCCGCGGTGCAGGTCGCGTGCGGGTCCCGCACCGGCTTACACGGACCGCCAGCGGAGGAAACCGACGCAGGAGCCGACGCGACGGTTGACGCGGCGGCTGATGCGCCAGACTGCACCATCGACAGCGAATGCGTTCCGCCCGATCTGTGCACAACCATGGTTTGTTCCGCGGGGAAGTGTGTCGAGGGAGAGCCTGTCGTGTGCGACGACGGCGACGAGTGCACTCAGGACACCTGCAACTCTGAGGATGGTCAGTGCGTGTTCGAGAGCCTGGTGCGTGACGAGGACAAGGACGGCTTCTACGGCCCGCGTCCAGGTTACGCCGCCGGCGAGCCAGGTTCGTGCGGCGATGACTGCGACGACACCTCTCCGCTAGCTTTTCCTGGGGGAGAGGAGATCTGTGATGGCGTCGACAACGACTGCAACGGCATCGTCGACGACAACGCGCGCTACGTGCCCACGGGGGGCGGTGACGTGCGCATCTCCGGGGCCGACCTGCGCCAGGCGGGGGCTGGCGGTTTGGTCTACGCGGAGACCAACTACGTGGCGACCTACACGGGTCAAGAGACCCACTGGAAGAACTTCGCCCAGGGCATTGCGTCTGACGGGACGCCCCTCGCGAGCTTCCCGGAGACGGCGATCACCAACGTCAACAACGACAACTTCACCGGTCCTGTGGTGTGGACCGGCTCCGTCTACGCGACCGTGTGGGAGGACCGTCGAGACTCGGACTACGAGATCTACTTCAATCGATTCGATCCCGGAGGAAACAAGCTCGGGGCTGACATACGCATCAGCCAGGCCGCAGGCTTCAGCTTGAACCCGTCGCTGCTCTGGAACGGGAGCCAGTACGCTGTGATTTGGCAGGAGGAGCGCTCCTCGCTGTTCGTCCTGGTGGGCGTGCTGCTCGACGCCGAGGGCAAGCCGATCTCGGAGATCACCCAGTACACGTTGCCCTCCATCATCGCGGAGTCACCGCGGGTCGCAGAGGGTGAGCGCAAGCTCGGCACCGCGTTCAACATGAACCAGGGCCTCGGTCAGGAAATCGGATTCCTCACCATCACCCCGGATTTGAAGGAGTCGACCTCTCCCATCTCCCTGGATAGCGACGCCGTCGACCCCAGCATCGTTTGGCTTGGAGACCGCTTCGTTGTTGCGTGGGAGAAGCGCGACGTCACCCCTGGCGATGCGATCTGGGGTGCCCTCGTCGATGAGGATGGCAACATCCTGCGCCCTGCGACTCAGCTGACGACCGGCGCTAGCTTCGCTCGCTCCCACGCGATGCTACCCCTTGGCGATCGCTTCTTGCTGGTGTGGGCCGACGATCACGACGGCAACTACGAACTCTACTCGAAGCTGCTCAGCGCAGATCTCGAGGAGCTGACGGCGCGCGAGCGCATCACCTTCGATGGCTCGGATACTGTCAGTCCAATCGCGAGCTTTGGCGCCGCTGGCGACGTGGGCGTGCTGTTCGACGATCGACGCAGCGGCTCGTGGCAGACGTACTTCACGAAGCTCGAGTGCGCCGCGGGGAACTAG
- a CDS encoding DUF4349 domain-containing protein — MRGICFWEPQSSAFARLYAVLLLVLLLFGVGCGGASYAKEASMSPGEADYGGGQPQATQTASAGGDGMAEMSLDREEIAFNDAPVAPGAAPPAAPPGPQPPPAPPKAKPDTPGQPPVEPAGGKEPSDQTPQKVAGPLLIYRAEINMGVFQTREVIDKTEKMAREMGGYLVRRSDREIVIRVPSAKFREALGKVGGFGDVLHQNVEVEDVTEKFFDLQTRLKNMKAVRDRFQQLLTKANTVEDSLKIERELERVTTQIEVMEGRLKLMRELIAFSTITLRLEPQSSEHVAPKVNLPFDWLRKLGLPSLLSM, encoded by the coding sequence ATGCGAGGGATTTGCTTTTGGGAGCCGCAGAGCTCGGCGTTTGCCAGGCTGTACGCGGTATTGCTCTTGGTCTTGCTGCTGTTCGGCGTCGGCTGCGGTGGCGCGTCGTACGCCAAGGAAGCGTCGATGTCTCCTGGCGAGGCCGACTACGGCGGCGGTCAGCCCCAAGCCACTCAGACCGCGTCTGCCGGCGGCGACGGCATGGCGGAGATGAGCCTGGACCGCGAGGAGATCGCGTTCAATGACGCACCGGTAGCCCCCGGAGCCGCTCCGCCAGCCGCACCGCCGGGACCTCAACCGCCCCCGGCTCCGCCGAAGGCGAAGCCTGATACCCCTGGTCAGCCGCCGGTTGAGCCGGCCGGTGGCAAAGAGCCTTCGGACCAGACCCCGCAGAAGGTCGCCGGCCCGCTGTTGATTTACCGCGCAGAAATCAACATGGGAGTCTTTCAGACTCGTGAAGTGATCGACAAGACGGAGAAGATGGCGCGAGAAATGGGCGGGTACTTGGTGCGGCGCTCAGACCGCGAGATCGTGATCCGCGTGCCATCGGCCAAGTTCCGCGAAGCGCTGGGCAAGGTCGGGGGCTTTGGCGACGTGCTGCATCAGAACGTAGAGGTCGAGGACGTCACCGAGAAGTTCTTCGATTTGCAGACACGCCTGAAGAACATGAAGGCGGTGCGCGATCGCTTCCAGCAGCTCTTGACCAAGGCGAATACCGTCGAGGACTCCCTGAAGATCGAGCGTGAGCTCGAGCGGGTGACCACGCAAATCGAGGTGATGGAGGGCCGACTCAAGTTGATGCGAGAGCTGATTGCCTTCTCCACCATCACCTTGCGCCTGGAGCCCCAGAGCTCCGAACACGTCGCCCCCAAAGTGAACTTGCCCTTCGACTGGCTACGCAAGCTCGGCCTGCCCAGCCTGCTCTCGATGTGA
- a CDS encoding DUF177 domain-containing protein, with the protein MAKQPEPQFSVPLADLEDDERQLEVPIPSAWLAGALEGTEARARGVDGELDVTVSKQGREVMVRGHLKAPVEMDCARSLEPFDLDIETDVFLLLAPATSAAKHKHTKAKKGASSPQTSAAPQREARKTKKHRTEDDEDELLSEEDAARDVYSGEEIVLDSFIREFILLELPLFPLRSEDTPPIASPSLEPQTADRPLDPRLAPLAALRDRLRDKE; encoded by the coding sequence ATGGCCAAGCAACCCGAACCCCAGTTCAGCGTCCCGCTCGCGGACCTCGAAGACGACGAACGTCAGCTCGAGGTGCCGATCCCGTCTGCGTGGCTCGCCGGCGCGCTGGAGGGTACGGAAGCGCGTGCGCGTGGGGTCGACGGGGAGCTCGACGTCACCGTCAGCAAGCAGGGCCGGGAGGTGATGGTGCGCGGGCATCTGAAGGCGCCCGTCGAAATGGACTGCGCCCGCTCCCTGGAGCCTTTCGACCTCGACATCGAGACGGATGTCTTCTTGCTGCTCGCGCCAGCCACTTCGGCGGCCAAGCACAAGCACACCAAGGCCAAGAAGGGCGCCTCGAGTCCCCAAACTTCTGCGGCTCCGCAGCGCGAAGCCCGCAAGACGAAGAAACATCGAACAGAAGACGACGAAGACGAACTCCTCAGTGAGGAGGACGCGGCTCGGGACGTCTACAGCGGCGAGGAAATCGTGCTGGATAGCTTCATCCGGGAGTTCATTCTCCTGGAGCTACCGCTATTTCCCTTGCGCTCGGAAGACACTCCCCCTATAGCCTCGCCCTCTTTGGAGCCGCAAACGGCAGATCGCCCGCTCGATCCGCGTCTGGCTCCGCTCGCAGCGTTGAGAGATCGTCTGCGCGATAAGGAGTAA
- a CDS encoding serine/threonine protein kinase, producing MRLSLLFVSAICLFTAACGSPFKASTPPGFVEVDNHGYDDRYDYRATTADGLVIAVRAVDNEDGGTLEFWTRAIENQLRSQGGYALLETVDVKTRAGVAGKQMRFGLDQETTPHLYYVSIFVTDDTVFVHEAGGSKELMTKNMAQVTASIDNLELK from the coding sequence ATGCGACTCTCATTGCTTTTCGTTTCCGCGATCTGTCTTTTCACTGCCGCCTGCGGCTCACCTTTCAAGGCGTCTACTCCGCCCGGTTTCGTCGAGGTCGACAACCACGGCTACGACGACCGCTACGACTACCGCGCGACCACCGCTGATGGCCTCGTGATCGCCGTGCGCGCCGTAGACAATGAAGACGGCGGCACCCTCGAGTTCTGGACTCGAGCCATCGAGAACCAGCTCCGCAGCCAAGGCGGCTACGCGCTCCTCGAAACCGTGGATGTCAAAACGCGCGCTGGTGTAGCCGGCAAACAGATGCGCTTCGGCCTCGATCAAGAGACCACGCCCCACCTGTACTACGTGAGCATCTTCGTCACGGACGACACCGTGTTCGTCCACGAAGCCGGCGGCAGCAAAGAGCTCATGACGAAGAACATGGCTCAGGTCACTGCCAGCATCGACAACTTGGAGCTGAAGTAG
- the acpP gene encoding acyl carrier protein, protein MAEGIEAKVKQIIKEQLDVDEADIKAESTFIDDLGADSLGLVELVLAFEEAFEIDIPDEDTEKIRTVQDAVDYIQQHQAG, encoded by the coding sequence ATGGCTGAAGGTATCGAGGCGAAGGTCAAGCAGATCATCAAAGAGCAGCTGGACGTGGACGAAGCAGACATCAAGGCGGAGTCCACCTTCATCGACGACCTGGGAGCGGACTCCCTGGGCCTCGTGGAGCTCGTGCTCGCCTTCGAGGAAGCGTTCGAGATCGACATCCCCGACGAAGACACGGAGAAGATCCGCACCGTCCAGGACGCAGTCGACTACATCCAGCAGCACCAAGCTGGCTGA
- a CDS encoding ketoacyl-ACP synthase III, with protein sequence MSAEQLTPKSRIVGTGAYAPSKVLTNHDLEKIVDTSDAWIRERTGIGERRMAAEGEAASDMALEAAKRALDMAGVKAEELDMIIVGTISPDMPLPACAAFLQAKLGARSIPSFDVAAACAGFLYALSIGDQYIRTGMVKRVLVVGVELLTRVLNWEDRTTCVLFGDGAGAAVLAPAEGGPAGVLSTQLYTDASLAESLCIPAGGSKEPLTPELIEKRRDKVHMIGQDIFKVAVKNLSSASKSALEVAGLELDQVDWVVPHQANLRIINQVSQRLKIPMDRFVLNIERYGNTSSASIPIALDEAVRDGRIQPGQTVLMCALGAGISWASALARM encoded by the coding sequence ATGAGTGCTGAGCAGCTCACCCCGAAGAGCCGCATTGTTGGAACGGGTGCCTACGCTCCCTCCAAGGTGCTGACCAACCACGATCTGGAGAAGATCGTGGATACCTCCGACGCCTGGATCCGGGAGCGCACTGGGATTGGAGAGCGCCGCATGGCGGCCGAAGGTGAAGCAGCCAGCGACATGGCGCTCGAAGCGGCCAAGCGCGCCTTGGACATGGCGGGTGTGAAAGCCGAAGAGCTCGACATGATCATCGTGGGCACGATCAGCCCTGACATGCCGTTGCCCGCGTGTGCTGCGTTCCTGCAGGCCAAGCTCGGAGCGCGCAGCATCCCGTCGTTCGACGTCGCCGCAGCCTGCGCTGGCTTCCTCTACGCACTCTCCATTGGCGACCAATATATCCGCACGGGAATGGTGAAGCGCGTCCTGGTGGTCGGCGTAGAGCTTTTGACCCGTGTGTTGAACTGGGAAGATCGCACCACCTGCGTGCTCTTCGGCGACGGCGCTGGTGCCGCGGTCCTGGCCCCCGCGGAGGGTGGCCCCGCTGGCGTGCTTTCCACGCAGCTATACACCGATGCTTCACTCGCCGAGTCGCTCTGCATTCCTGCTGGCGGCAGCAAGGAGCCCCTCACCCCCGAGCTCATCGAGAAGCGCCGCGACAAGGTGCACATGATCGGCCAGGACATCTTCAAGGTTGCCGTAAAGAACCTCTCGAGCGCCTCGAAGTCGGCTCTCGAAGTCGCTGGGCTCGAGCTCGATCAGGTCGACTGGGTCGTGCCCCACCAAGCCAACCTGCGCATCATCAACCAGGTCTCTCAGCGCCTGAAGATCCCGATGGATCGCTTCGTGCTCAACATCGAGCGCTACGGCAACACCTCGAGCGCGTCGATCCCGATCGCGCTCGATGAGGCCGTGCGCGACGGGCGTATCCAGCCCGGACAGACGGTGCTGATGTGTGCCCTCGGAGCTGGGATCTCCTGGGCCAGCGCCTTGGCTCGTATGTAG
- a CDS encoding DUF192 domain-containing protein: MPRGFVSFPEANGKPRVAVEVASNDTSRQRGLMFRTSMAPEEGMLFSWPTNAPRSFWMKNTCLPLDMLFIDSQGFVVGILEQVPVLNEHPRAVPCPAAFVLEMNAGWSRDHGVKPGQQVKIEYSSE, from the coding sequence TTGCCGCGCGGATTCGTGTCCTTCCCCGAAGCCAACGGCAAACCTCGGGTCGCCGTCGAGGTTGCTTCGAACGACACCAGCCGCCAACGGGGCCTGATGTTTCGCACGAGCATGGCCCCTGAAGAAGGCATGCTCTTCAGCTGGCCCACCAACGCGCCGCGCTCCTTCTGGATGAAGAATACCTGCCTGCCCCTGGACATGCTGTTCATCGACAGCCAAGGCTTCGTGGTGGGCATCCTCGAGCAGGTCCCGGTGCTGAATGAGCACCCACGAGCGGTCCCCTGCCCGGCGGCGTTCGTGCTGGAGATGAACGCCGGCTGGAGCCGGGATCACGGGGTGAAGCCCGGTCAACAGGTAAAAATCGAATACAGCTCCGAGTGA
- a CDS encoding sigma-54-dependent Fis family transcriptional regulator translates to MARILVVDDEEGLREFLVEALELSGHDVTPAETAEQALSQAANSHFHVVISDLRLPGKSGIDLLRQLRQDAPDTQVVMLTAHASVESAVDAMRLGAFDYLEKPIGSPAELRLVVDRALEKRGLLAAKEQALRTQDSVDALSYGAESMQPVVAAAERVARTDATVLLLGESGTGKEVLARAIHQKSNRRDAPFVAINCAALSSHLLESELFGHEKGAFTGAHARRQGRIELAEGGTFFLDEIGELEPALQAKLLRVLQDRRFERVGGSRTLAADVRWVAATNRDLRQAMAEGSFREDLYHRLAVFPIRLPPLRERREDIVPLAEALVKRLSAELGRSAPDLSASVQRYLKEAEWPGNIRELRNVLERALILCDGTTVEKSHLWLEPTTNGKSEPPDLARPLVDIEREAITQALARCGGNRKAASEMLGIGLRTLYDKLKRYEITA, encoded by the coding sequence TTGGCGAGAATCTTGGTGGTAGACGACGAGGAGGGACTCCGCGAGTTTCTGGTAGAAGCTCTCGAACTCTCCGGACACGACGTGACGCCAGCGGAGACGGCCGAGCAGGCCCTCAGCCAGGCCGCCAACTCACATTTTCATGTGGTAATCAGCGACCTCAGGCTACCAGGCAAGAGCGGCATCGATCTCTTGCGGCAGCTGCGCCAGGACGCTCCAGACACTCAGGTGGTGATGCTGACCGCCCATGCGAGTGTGGAGAGCGCCGTCGACGCGATGCGACTTGGTGCGTTCGACTACCTAGAAAAGCCCATAGGAAGCCCAGCGGAGCTTCGTCTGGTCGTCGACCGAGCGCTGGAGAAGCGCGGCCTGCTGGCGGCGAAAGAGCAGGCGTTGCGCACTCAGGATTCCGTGGACGCGTTGAGCTACGGCGCTGAGTCCATGCAGCCGGTAGTCGCTGCCGCCGAGCGCGTGGCTCGCACCGACGCGACCGTGCTGCTCCTGGGTGAGAGCGGCACGGGCAAGGAAGTCCTGGCCCGAGCGATCCATCAAAAGAGCAACAGACGGGACGCGCCGTTCGTCGCCATCAACTGCGCCGCCCTCTCGAGTCACTTGCTCGAGAGCGAGCTCTTCGGACACGAAAAGGGCGCGTTCACCGGCGCTCACGCTCGGCGCCAGGGACGCATCGAGCTGGCAGAAGGTGGCACCTTCTTCTTGGACGAGATTGGTGAGCTGGAGCCCGCGCTCCAGGCCAAGCTCCTGCGAGTACTGCAAGATCGACGCTTCGAGCGCGTGGGTGGTAGCCGCACGCTCGCCGCTGACGTGCGCTGGGTCGCCGCGACGAACCGCGACCTACGTCAGGCGATGGCCGAGGGTAGTTTCCGTGAAGATTTGTATCATCGCCTCGCGGTCTTCCCCATCCGCCTGCCCCCGCTACGGGAGCGCCGTGAAGACATCGTGCCGCTGGCGGAGGCGCTCGTTAAGCGCCTTTCCGCCGAACTTGGGCGCAGCGCCCCGGACCTCTCCGCGAGCGTTCAGCGTTACCTCAAGGAAGCAGAATGGCCAGGCAACATTCGTGAGCTGCGCAACGTGCTCGAACGCGCGCTGATTCTGTGTGACGGTACCACCGTGGAAAAGAGCCATCTCTGGCTCGAGCCAACCACCAACGGCAAGAGCGAGCCGCCAGACCTGGCTCGCCCCCTGGTGGACATCGAGCGTGAAGCGATCACCCAGGCACTCGCGCGCTGTGGTGGTAATCGCAAGGCAGCCTCGGAGATGCTCGGGATCGGGCTCCGGACGCTGTACGACAAGCTGAAGCGGTATGAGATCACGGCGTGA